A window of Populus trichocarpa isolate Nisqually-1 chromosome 17, P.trichocarpa_v4.1, whole genome shotgun sequence genomic DNA:
tggaaaggcGGGAACTGAACATCGGCGGGAAAGTTAGTTATATAATGTTCGTTATAGGTGGGTTGGGCCAACAAGTTCAAAGTAAAGCGTGAGGTCCTGTAGGGAAAGGAGAGGCCAACCCTATTTTCAAAGCGTGAGGTCCtgtcttatattttaaaaaaatattaaattgaaattatttattttttttaatttttaacaaaccaTTTATCTAGCTAGAATCACAGATAAAGCTAGAATCTTCTCGTTTCATTTTCTAAGGGAGGACATAAAAATCTAACAATTTGAATATTCATTTGAGAAGATTTATTGATCGAGTACCTGATTTGAGATTGGTGGATAGTTATGGGGCTAATTTgaggttttctttattttatttttagatgggTGGAAAATTTGATCTCAGATTATTCCATGTAGAATCTTTAGATGTATCTGTAATCTTTTTCTCAAAGCTGGATCCTTGTGGGCTGCCTGGATTCTACCTCATAGACTGAAGGGTAATAGTCTTTGGAGCCTGAAATGTATTAGTGATTGTGTATGGTATTGGAAAAGGCTCCCaaggttgagagagagagagagagagagaatctgGGATCAAATCCACTATATTCACTTAAGGTGAGATCATCGCTAGCACTTTGCTGGTGTTCTTGTAAAGACTTACAGATCTAGACTGCTCTACAAATCTGGCATTCCTTCCACTGCAAAATTGGAAACTGTTACAAGGAATGGAGAGTGGGTTAGTCCTGGAGCTAGATCAGATGATTTGGTGGCTATTCAAGGTGCTACTTGCAGTACAATTCAGCTAGGGAGGACAGTGCAGCATGGCTTGATAGTTCTAATGGAATCTATTCAACTAAAAGTGCTTGGAAGTTATCGAGGAGCAAATAAGTGAGAGTAGACTGGTATGAACTGATCTGGGCTCCCTCACAGATTCTCAGGCACAGTTTTGATTTCATTGCATGCTGTATTAAACAGATTGTGCCTTTTagtggatgaaattgaataaaaaattgaataaaaaatataaaagatggaattaaaaaagacagaaagaaaaaaagcagcCTTGGCCAAATGACGcccatttatatatttattagtaagttttcattgattaattaatgaattgaaaCTTGTCAGCTCAAAAAAGAGAAGATCTAACTAATTGATAGTAATCTCAAATGAGTTTCAGACAACTAAGTAAATTGCAACTGAGACaccaagaaattatttttaatttggtcctcaaaaagctgttaatcaaaaaattaagaaatgaaacTACATCTAATTAATCAACTATATTAATCATATGTTATtaagtcttaatttttttaaaaaaaacaagaaatgaaacTAAAGATTTGGCATGTTGTGTTCACTGCAAAATGGAGAACAATTAAAAGGCATAACTTGAGGGTCCATGGCCTATAAAATCAAGAGAAGAGAAGCATAACCTAACCATTCACATTTCAGGCTATTATGGAAGGGCATTGATCTAGGAGAAATCTAAAGCTTTATAAATCAATAAGTAGTTTATTTTAGACCAAGATAAAATCTTGTTCTACATTACATCAAAGCAAAATCTTTTCAACCCATTTCCAGGCACTGGAAATCTGGGCATCCATGAAAGTGATTGAAACCAAGCATTACATTATTCAACAGAAAATGCAGAATCATAAGCAATAACATCGCTTGCTACCTGAAATACAAAgggaaacaaattgaaagacaTCCATCCTACTGACTCAAATCCTTCCGTGATTCCTTGAAAGGACTACTACGAACAACAGTATTTCGTATGAGAGATTGGTTAAGGTTTTCATGGCTTCCACAGGATGGTGGTTTCTGCAATCATGGAAGTCACGACATATGGATCCATGTTTGAAGCAGGCCTTCGGTCCTCAAAATACCCCTTTCCTTCTTTCTCCGTGTCGCGGCCAACACGAATGGAAGCCCCACGATTAGCAACACCCTGTCAATCGAACAAGATGTAAAGAAACTAATGTAAGACATCTTGTAATAAGAGAACTCGAGCAGCAAGGAAATTGTTTCCTTTCCCTCTTACCCATTTGAAAGTGTTAATGTCAGCTGTTTCGTGCCTTCCGGTGAGTCTCCGCTCATTCCCTTCTCCATAGGCTGCAATGTGTTCTTTATGCCTCAGACCAAGCTTttcaattgctttcttgatgaCTTCATAGCCTCCTTCATTTCTCATGGACTTAGTACTGCAAATGTGAAGAATTTTCAATTACGagacaggaaaaaaatattaagagtgcGGAATAAAGAAGCAAATAAATTAAGCTTCAATCAATGATGCAACTTATACCTGTAATTTGTGTGCGCCCCTGCTCCATTCCAATCTCCCTGGCAAAACAGAAGTCCAAATTCTTGAGAGCTTAAACGATAAAGGTGCTGAAAACATGCACACTTGCAGCATCCAAATTGAATAGTAAAAAGGGTACAATGAAATGAGAATTGACCTGAATGGGCTTAGGATCAAATGAAAGCACAACTCCTGCAACCTCAGTGATCCTCTGTTAACATAAATACAGACATTTGAGAAAACAATAGATATTGGAATGGTTGTACCATCTTCTATAATCAAGTACATTAAAACTACCTCCAAAATGTACCGAGCTGCCCATAATTCATCTCCGGAAGAGATACCGACTGAAGGTCCAACTTGAAATTCCCACTACATGAAAATGAAAACGGTTTAATGTTGGGAAACAAAACAAGATCAGAATGGTTCTAAACTAAAACTGTAAGATCAAACTGGGAGAAGAGAAATGctagttcttttattttaccTGGCCTGGCATCACTTCTCCGTTGATACCACTAATGTTGATGCCTGCATACAGGCAGGCCTTGTAATGTGCATCAACAATGTCGCGGCCAAATGCTTTGTCAACACCAGCACCACAGTAGTAAGGTCCCTGGGGGCCAGGGTAACCACCGATAGGCCAGCCAAGTGGCCATTTAACATCTTTCTGCAACAACGTGTATTCTTGCTCAAGGCCATAcctgggtatttttttttatatcagatttctcgttaatcaaaattgcaaaatcactttgaaaataGAGTGAAGCTGGGGAAAAACAAATACCAGGGAACCTCAGCAACAACATCAGGATGGCTGAATATCTTAGCAGCCTTGCATCTCTTGTTTGTTGGAATAGGCTCGCCAGCAGGAGTGTAAGTATCGCAAATGACCTATCCAATCAACATCAATGTTAAAGAGAATGACTTGGCTACATCAAGTGGCGAGATACAGGGGGGAAAAAATGAACTCACAAGGATATTATTGCCCCTCCTGAATGGATCCTTGAAAATAGCTTGTGGACTGTTTCATTGCACAAAGGAGAGTGAGTTcagaaatatttgaaaattaaaaaaaaaattaacattgcaAAGAACATGGTGGTCCAACAATATTAGAACCAcgcaagaaagaaaacaaaacggAAGCTTACTATAGAATCACTTCACTGTCTTCTCCAGGAGCCTGGCCTGTGCTGGAACCATCATAGTTCCACTTGGGAAGTTTTGAAGGATCACTAACCGGACCGGGAAGAGTCTTTACataaaatttaagaagaaaaaggacatttttttacattagaatTACTAAATAGAAAGCTTAGACAAGAACAACGACGACGACAAAACCTTAAAAGCATAAAATTATATACCCTTCCTTTGCTCCTTATATCCATTCCAGACCCTCCAACCCTGTTCAGAATTAAACAAAAGCATAGATTACTTGCTTGCTTGGTTATAAAACAAGGCAAACCAAACCATATCCATTAGCAAAAAGCAACAAGAACAGAGCTGTGCCATGTTTAActacaataaaaacaagaacagAGCTATGCCATGTTTAACTGCaataaaaacttgacacgaccccAGCCTCCAAGGAAAAATCAAGAACACAGGATCATTTCAGGAACTACATTagtcccttttgtttttaatcgacaaatcaaagataaatttactGACTAGAAACAAACAGAGTTCAATTAAATATCAAGCTTGGCTTTCATTGTTAATGACCAGAAAAAACTGAAACTATTTAAAGCAATTTGCCTCGAACTATGAAAGTTCCTCCATTAGAAAATATTTGCTTAAGCTAACCGTAAGATTGAAGATCTTATTGTGTCGGTCATCCATCACGACATGAAAAACTGGAGCAGGGCATAGTCttgtgctctgttttttttttaaatgatctaGTGAGCTACGTGTGGATGACACACAAGTGTTGGTTCATGTCAGATGGCTGAATTAGTGACCTTACTTGTAAGGGTAATAGTTCAATATTACAatcaaaaaacacaagaataaaGCAAAACCATCCAAGACTATAAAACTATGGGCAGCAGCAGAAGCAGGGGAATGGCAGTAAGTGCAGAAGGAAAAGTGAATTAAGCTTCTCAGGAGGGTTCTTCTAAACTTGAGAACCAAAAAAATGACTCTTTAAgtaacaaaataatatctttgatcATTCATGGTAAAAAAgttacaagaacaagaaaacagAGAAATCCTGTAGCCCCAGAAGGGATAGATTTCAAGACAGCATCAAAGAAGTAAACCATAAAAAAGCAAACCCTCTAACAAAAACGTGTAACTACACATATATGCATACAAATATCTATACATTCATGTTCAGATGAAGAAGAAGTGTGTAAGAAAGTAAAGAAGGCAGTACCATATGTACTCAGCAATAATTTTCTCAGTAGAGTCGGAAAGGTTAAGGTTGATAAGGTCTGAAAGCAACgacatgctaaaaaaatatcaatgaagCTTCTCTTCTCTGTTTTCTGAAAGTTTAATGTCTGTAGATGTGAGCATGGAGGAGCTTCGCTTGTGCTGCTTTTAAAGGGCGGATTATTGTTGAAGATATAAaagaattcttaaaaaaatatggactTTTTTTACTggatatgaatttaaaaatatctgatAATTAAGaactaatttatttgattaaatattgaaaaaatatcttttctctaaaataaaataaatggattGGCCGTGTCAGCAGCAAGTTGGATTAGGGGGGGTTACAGCGAAGTTAATGTTTGAAGGGAATCTTCAGACTGGTCCATGTTTTACTTCGCTGGCTAACTGCTCTGCCGGTTGcaattttctttagttttttcaaaagtttttctttcttttttttattgatgaaatttgtcaaaagattgaaaattataatgacGCGCGTTTACACCCATATTGttataatattgataaaattcttattagatttttttatataatttgattaataaagaGATCTGTATTAAGTTAAAACCatgtaaattcaaattttatttagataaaaagttaaaactagttttggaaaaataaagagTAAAGAGTTAAACGGAATTTGAATTAAGTCGCATGGATTTTACAAGgttaatttttatctaatttttttagaactACACTTGAACCGAATCTCAAATTAACACATTAGATTAAATCGAGTTTAATAAAACTTCTAACTATTCGTTTATGAAAAACTTATGTGATTAAAAATCtcatgtttttataatataataaagagATTGTCATCTGGAATAATAAACATTAACGTTTAAATAAAGATGATTTGATGTTATAATTAGTGTTACGAGGTATTTAAGAGtatagtaataattgttttttaaaatatttttttgctcaaaaatatattaaaat
This region includes:
- the LOC18106624 gene encoding glutamine synthetase cytosolic isozyme 1, with protein sequence MSLLSDLINLNLSDSTEKIIAEYIWVGGSGMDIRSKGRTLPGPVSDPSKLPKWNYDGSSTGQAPGEDSEVILYPQAIFKDPFRRGNNILVICDTYTPAGEPIPTNKRCKAAKIFSHPDVVAEVPWYGLEQEYTLLQKDVKWPLGWPIGGYPGPQGPYYCGAGVDKAFGRDIVDAHYKACLYAGINISGINGEVMPGQWEFQVGPSVGISSGDELWAARYILERITEVAGVVLSFDPKPIQGDWNGAGAHTNYSTKSMRNEGGYEVIKKAIEKLGLRHKEHIAAYGEGNERRLTGRHETADINTFKWGVANRGASIRVGRDTEKEGKGYFEDRRPASNMDPYVVTSMIAETTILWKP